A window of Acropora muricata isolate sample 2 chromosome 6, ASM3666990v1, whole genome shotgun sequence genomic DNA:
TACGTTATTTGATAGTGTGCGAGTTTGTATCTACAACAGATAATACGCCTCTATGCCTTACATACTCAACAACTTTTATCACACAGTTACGAGAAGACAATTTCGCTGTGATCCAGCGGGCAAGCTAGCCTTAAAACTGGTTTATTATCCAGGGCTCGAATACTTTGCAGATTGCAAGACGTCTCCCATCAAAATGTTCTATCCAAAGTGCTTTTTTCAACAGGAACGGAATACATTCTTAATTAAGTGAGCCTGGCCCAGACCCTCACCTCTCCAACATTCACTTTTCCATAATATTTGGCAGAGTATATTGCGCTGCAAAGAAAAGCACAATCAGGGAACTTTTCGTGGTTCGTTTTTACATTACCATTTAAAGTGCGGATTATTGTGAACTATGATATAAGAGAAAAATAGGCGCTGGTTTCCAAACggcaaaagaaattaaatttgcgACAGCATGATGCAACTTTGAGGAAAAGTGACACAAATTCTACCTTCTTAGGTTAAACGAAGTGCCTTTAAACAATTTGAATTATTTAAATCACTTCTGAATCAAAGCCACAGTGTTAGACTCaagattttctttgcctttttttcccATCAGCTAATAAGCGCACCATTACCAAGTTGACCGTTTTAAATTTATGGAGCAAAGTTTTCTTTCGATAGAATTGGCCGTTTTCATGAAACTCGTGAGCTTCTTATAATGTGCTCATTTCAAATTTGTTTAGTCTTAAGGAAAAAATTCACTTAAAAAAACTGATTTATCTATAGCAATTAATCTGTAAGCAGCAGTCTAAGCATGCGCGAATAAAGAAGTCAACTGTACATTGTGTCCGAAGCGTGAACTGGCGTCTCTTCAAATCCGGCAAGTTGTTGTGGGGCTCTGTCAAAATCATTCAGGTCCTCCTTGTAAGGGTCAGCCGATATGACTGCCATACGCTCCGAAGAGGGCGGGAAATCTTTGCCATTACGAAGTTTACCCTGAAAAGATATAAATTCGATCATGACTCGACCAAACACGAAAAAAGGGCGAGGGCTACTAAGCGGAGCTGAACCAATGAAGTCGGAACAGCAAATGATTGTCGGTCTCGATCGGACAATTTCAGATGAAACTTGGCTCGTGCCTGTCCAAAAATTGCTTGCGATTGTTTTCGAATTCGAACATTTACTAACCAAGCTGAAGCGTGCTGCCGGTGTCTTGCAAACGACATGTTAAATGGagaattattattcaactttcatacactgtacgaattccgattttctgattagttgatttgtaccacgtgaccctgggttatgacgcaacaacctccttgacgtcattatcgtggtgtaatagccgtggtgtaaattctatacaccactgtcattacaccatggctttggctgactcaaaatttgacgatttttgcttgcagtgtattcaatttaaataataaaaaggttaacacactcattgctcgtgaattatcgggatttacctgcactcgttcactaacaatgaactcgaaaattttcaataccgcacgaggccgccgagtgcggtattgaaatttctcgttcattgttagtgaactcgtgcaggtaaatcccgataattcactcgccgagtgcgttaacctgtaaatatttAGCGATGAAGCTATCCTTGACTGACAACTACGCACTATACTTTCCTCATTTTCCAATTGCAAACCAcatttgaatgaaaactgatcGAAGGGAACAAAAAGCTCTAATGGAATAGCTGGTACTCAGTATTGTTGAGCCAACAGGCAAAGCTTCGTTTGCTTAAGATtacatgcagacgaggcttgtATGGgtcaaaacaatggaaaatgacccctttgcctcgtttatgtgtcaaaaccgctgataactgtacgAGCAGCTATTTGGGTTTTGTATAACGAGAACTGACGTTTAGTCGGACTCGTGTCCTTTCAAGAAAGACACATTTTTTTCAGCTTTGTCTACTCCAATGAATGTTAATCTCAATTTGATCTTCAACTTCTGTACAGCTCTCAATGAAGCTGCCACATGTACAGTTAAATTAAAACGAACCAAACGCCCCATACACGCTTCCGAAAGAAACCTTGAATGAACTAACACATCCAAGGACAAAAAGATAATGGAAACGAAGCCTTACCTTCACCAACGTGAAAGACACAGGTCGGCCTATGTTTCTCCTTAGTAACTCAGCAACCTATAAGTCAAACAGAAGTGAACACGTTTGGCACATGGAAGGAATTATTTGACTTAGAAAAGACACTCAAATGTGAAGCGGAAATTGCATCTACTTCACAGTTACCTTTGCTGGTTTTGTTTTGAGCAACGGAATTCCTAGCACATCGTCCAGTGTGTCACCGTAGGCAATTCCCGCCTGAAAGACGGGTGGAGGGTTTAGTTTCTAACAAAACTGTGTTGCTGTGTCGGTGAGGAAGCGAAATACGAAAATTTGGGGTCAACTTACACCACCGCAAAGAAATAACGAAGCTGTCCTTTGAAGCGTTAGTTCTTTGtcagggcaaacgtcgaattcGTTCTGACAAAGGGCTTTCGTGACAAAAATTCGGAGAGACTGTGCTGCGCAATAATGCGGATGAATGGTAAAGGAAAGTTCAAATTTGCGCACAAGAATTTTAAATGTGAACCAAACGTTTCGGGGGTACTCCCTCTTTATCAGTGGTTTGAAAGCAACTTTAATTTTAAATGCGCTTGCACCGTAACgctcaaataaaaacaaaaatcgcaaAGTTTACTGACAAAGGGTTAACGTTCTGgccacagttgttcaaaggttgaatAATACTATCCAGCCGATGAATCACTATacatcttattccaaaatggcagccaataaattatttttttgtttgcatgtttagtagccctctttgcctcattttcacgtcaaaattcttttgttttttcatccaTGTTGATGAGGCCAAGAGAGCTAATTAACATGCTAACAAAAGAATAGTTTATCGGCCGCCTTTTTGGAAGAAGGTGTATCTACCCTTATGACTTTGTTtaacaccaaattttcgtgaaaGAAACGAAACTCAGACAGTAAAGATATTGCTTCCCCTCCTCTGAGCAACGGACGAGGTAAATCATAGGGTTTTTGGTATTACTCACATCTTCCGCCGCGCTGTTTGCTCGTACGCTGGCCACCATGACTCTGTTGTTCACAGTCCTGTAAAATTCAAAAGCATGCAAGCCACGATTAATCTCTTCagttaaaagataaaaaaaaggcATTGGACAACCTGAAACCTGGATGAGAAGAATTTTCTGACATCTCGATCACTGATAAAGCGATAAAAAAAGTCTTGTTTCGCTATGCTTTAATTTTCTGGCGTCCCAAGTACAAACTATTGTATTCTGAGCTATGCCATATCTTAACAAGGTATATCTTTCtccatttttttgttcaagCTGTAACGCACGACGTTTCATATAAAAGATGTCTTTTAGCGCTCTTTCCAATCAATTGTTTTGTGTTTAACTGGTGAGAGAATAGGAACAATACGAGAGGGAACCAAGTGTTGCTAATTAGGCAGCCTCGGGCAACTTCACTTTTCAGAACTGTTTTGCGCGTAACAATGATAAACGCGTTAcgtcaacaaacaaaaaacaagatgtCAATGCGCGTGGCATTATTGCGCGCGCATTGAGTTAGAGAGAGCTTATCAATAGCTAACCCACAATAATCCAATATTACTGGCTGACCTTACAACCAATCCAAGCTCTTTACAAGGCACAATGTCAACAAGGCGGATTTCCTTTaaaccataaaaaagaaagaaattcgaTTACTTTTGCACTGTATGCATAAGtcactaaacaaacaaaaaacacaaagactATAGCTAAAATATACGACAAATCATGGCAGAAGAGCGGTAAAAACTCACAGGAATAAGCCAAGACTCGGACAAAAAACTGCAATTCTGAAAGAAGAAAACGACTCTACGTTAAGTCACTGTCGCTGAGCAGAAATGAATCTTTAAGAAGAGTAACGACGCACATGCAGACACTAACATACCTTCAAATCCAAATCAAACACGTGTTTGCCCAATTCTTTCAAAATGTCCATGAAAGTTTCTGCAGAAAGTAAAATCCACAAATGTTATACATGATGCACATTTCACATACATATCACATTTCACCAGTTGTACAGTGCTCATGTCAACTTGAACGCGTGTTGACACGCTTGCTTCCTAAACGTGCGCGCTTTTACATAAATCGAGTATCACGTCGATGCGTTAATTTTCTATGCGTTCTCACTCAATATAGCCCTTTGACCATTTAAAAAGGCTTTTATTTACgttaaaattaagttaagtttcCCTTGTGCTTGGAAGAGAGGCACACGGGGTAAGCAGAGCAAAGTAAATGGGTTCGCGCGCTAGCAACTCGCAGGTATGTGCCGCTACTTCTTCTTTTCCCCTGTCGCTCGCGGCTCCCACGCACGAAGGATAAAGGAAAACGGTTAGAAGAATAATGAAACGACAACTTAAGACCTCACGTTATTAACTGatactaaaacaaaaaattgttctTTCTAACCTTTCATAGCTTTGTTCCGGAAAACAGAGGTGTCATCATACCAGTACTATAAAATCGACATGGAAAATGTGAGTTTCCGAGTTATCAACAAAGCATATGTGCTGGGTTAATATTGActtctttcataatggcgatcaaatttgatattcttttgttttaatgctaataagccttaaaAGCCTCGCTggcatgggcaaaattcaaaagaatgcttaaaccaaagtgaggtcAGTAGCCTAAAGTTCGACTTTAGAACTTCCAGTACAAATAGAACGTTGTTGCTATTTAAACGCCTGTTTTCAATGGGTAAGCCAAGAGCCCTTGCCATTTATCAGACTCGGAACTCGTTGGCCGAATGGGTCAATCAAACGCGTAAGTACTTTCTAAACCGGCCTAGAACTGGTCATCCTCTGGGAGCAGGGTTAGTCTGGCGAGAGGAAATGTCTCACAGTTGGGCAGATCTGACGCGTTCTAGTTGACGATTGGCTGATCCGGTCAGCCAGTACTGACCAAAAGTAAGCATCCTAAGCCAAAACTCAGACAATCAATCCCGTGCTAAGCTCAACTCAAAAAAAGTATATTAATATATTCATCAAAGAatgaacaattgaaaattgacgaACAAAGCAAAGAATCACGAATCACAAAGTTCAATTATAATTATCCTTGGAACTGCACAAATATACCTTGGCAACGGATGGATTTGCAATCAGACTTTGAATCGTGTACGGAAGAAGCCTTTTCATCAGGGAAAAGCGGATGAACTGACGGCCATAACCCTGGAGTGAATTGATCTGCAGATACAGCGGATTTCAAGTTAATAACACGAATTAAAAACAACTTTTCCGTAGCATATCAGCAGATTTGGAAATTTTTCACAGTTCTTTCGCTTGATTCTTGaattttggtattaaatgggaaTGATGGCACGTTTTTCTTGTCAGGCACTGTTAATAAAGTAGCAAGCCCTCCCCAGTCAGGAGCAGGTTTAGCGCAGGGGTGACAGCACTCACCCTTTCACCGTGAGCACAGGGTTCCAGGCGATTCGCGGATTCAACCACATAATCAGGATGGAGTTCGTTGGGTCTCGTCAGACCTCTGGGAGGTTTTACTGGTTAATTTGATTCTACCCCTCTCCCACCCCCATAAAAAACTTTGATTTAATTCTTTTAAATCTGATATCAGTTGATTCCCATTCTGCTCAGTCTTTAAAACTAAGATAAAGGCTTGAAAAGAACTCATTATAGCTTCCACATGACATCACTTTCCAACATTTGTATCTCATTTGTCCTACCTTCTTGAAGGACTTGACAAATGTAATCCCATGCACATACGCCAGCCTTTgcctgctaaaaaaaaaagaccaaagcTAAATCAATCGATTCCCCACTTGAATCTTATTATTCGATTGTAAGTGGTAACTTACTTGTCATTCAGAAGTCGACGGGCGAGTGCTTCCATCCAGTTCCAATAATCCCATTTCTTCAGGCCAAAAACTGAAGCTAAAATTTTCCgttatttcaatcattgcttttTTAATCGACGTAGAGTTACGTTTTAAGGCCAAAGTAAACTTTGTGTGACCAGCCGgccgtttgaccttcaaagagCTTGTTCATTTCTTGGAACGTCAAGTAGCCCGGTTTTTTGATAGTGGGCGTTGCTTGACACCAGATACCAAAAACGAAATGTATTAACAACTaaacaaaatgttatttttaacCAAGCGATAGCAACCGTGAAAGTCTCCATTTTCAAAGTACATCTTAAGTTTTCGCTGAGAGGTAACGGGAGACATCGGTTCTTTTCTCCTGTTTGTGTGATCTTCCGTTTTTATTGAAGTGAAACCAAGTGTCAATATCTAGTCAAGCTCGGGAGGATATCTATTGTTTCCCCAAATCCATTTTATGCTTGTGTTAATTGCATAACTAATGACGAAATGGTTTCAATGGAATGCATCATAAACGAAGCTTTTTATCAGACTTAAAATATTCAAACAGGATGcaagagcaaaaataataatacggTCGGTTAGGAAACGAAGTAAAAGATGATCTAAAAACGCATATTGCGAGCTttccagacggtgaatttttttgacaaCTGGCGCATGGATATgctttctttctctcgctgtttgaaaaagatcaaattttacacatgcATGCATTAATATAATAcacgtcaaaaacgaaaattgcgaattcctccaaaatttcttgtagctttgtcagttgaaactccttggatgtttactctgtttcccccAAAACAGAGGAAATTCACCGTGCAGAAACCTAGAATCACCGTCTTGAATTCAGGTAGGTttaaaaacaagccaagcatctcgaccagtagttgccatagcaacaacatttgGCTTCTGAAGGAGTCTTCCACATGTTGTCTATCGCTGTGGGTTCCTAGTATTGACCTTATACCGAGTACTATGTGATAGACATTTGCCACagagaaaaattatttattctgaagtgatattcaaacctttgtaaaatacTACTCAGCAAATGACCTCACAATGATTTCGATGACAAAAGGAGCATACGATGACAAAAGatgtcttgtttttttgcataccGCGAGAGAATCGGGAAAATAGCGACATGATTAAGGAAGCGTTTCTCTAAGGTTGCTTTTCCTCAAGGTCTTCTTTGAAATTACAAGTGCAAAGCACAAAACGAATTTGCAAAATTGTTCCCTCCTTCAATTGTATTCTAATGTACTTTCGTCGAGGCGACTATGGTTGAATAGTTAATTCATTGTGTATTTGCATATGTACAACATTGTCAACACTATGACCAGacaaaaattctcaaaaaagGGAGGAATTTTACGGAGTCGATTAAAGCCACAGTGAGATGGAAAAtaggatttgaaattaataaTTCTCTTAGCtacaaagaacaaaaatttcacTGTCATTTCAAAAAATTACGAGGTTTATCCGAAAGGTAGTTAAgttgtatttattttattttaacttcaGAAAAAGTAACTGTTAACTGGTTCATGATCTCGTAACACCTGCTACCTGAAAACAATGtaaagatgattttttttcaatgaatcAGTAATATACTCTCAGGAAGAATAAATTTTTACGAGCGAAGTGAAGAGAAATACAATTTGGGACGCCATTTGTAAAATGCTAATATGGCGAAGTTCACCTTTGAGGAACTCCACGAATGAAAAGATTGCTAACGAATTAGCTTGACTCGGGGGAAAACTATGTCTTAGAAACTCTCCattgttcaaaataaaaaaattagcgACTTTGTTTGGATTTATTTCAGCGAACAAAGGCAAGAAAATCACATAATTTACATAGAACATTCCACACTCAATAACTCAAGTTATCGTCTACGCTTACTCTTCAACCCCTGACGTAAAACTGCCTCAATTCCTCCACAAATCAACGGCATAAATGGATTGTCATCTCTTATCGGTTTCTTTAAAGAACTTTCCAACTCCAAAACGCCATCTGAGGAAAAAAAGCACCCCGGATTTGAGCTTTCATGTTCAGGGCGCGAAGTCTTACGCGAAGCGAAACATATTTTCACATTTACCTTTCAGATGGCTTAGTCGTATTTCTGCTCGCAATGATCCCATCTGAAAAGGAGGATTTTGGCGTCTCGGAAACGATTCTTTACCGCAATTACACGTCGCGAGCAAATTCTACATCTTTACAGTGAGTTTGTTTCGCATATATCCGGCAAACAGTTCTTCAACTTCTCGCtatcaacaaaataataattttgattttACAGATGTCGGCGGTCATTCACTTGGAACGACatcataaataaataatcaattttatttcttttcttagcCAACCAACCATTCAAAACGAGGACAACCTAACACAAGAACTGTAAATAAATCGACATTCAGTTAGATTGGGCAGACATCTTTCGCTTCTATTACAAATGAACCCGAGTAAAAAGGCGAGAAATTGCAACTTCGCAAATGAGACGCGTCTACGACAACGCTGAAACAGTTTTAAGGATgcttttgttaaaaagaaacacaaaaacaaaaaaaaattgttttgcatctTCATACACAAAGAGAACAAATTACAAATTGCGCATTGAAAGAACGTTTATTTCGAGAAACCAATGAGAAGATATATTTCATTTTCGCAAACTGATTTAATACCGGTTGGAATTAACAAAATGATTTGTTACCCATAAATAATCTGGGTTTAAAAGCTACGAATTTCATCTAGACGGGATGATTTCTAGACATGGAATGATAATGCCAATCAAGTAAAACGAGGCAGATCTCGATCCCGGGACCTGGAGCCCGACGATAGTCGCAGACAATCGCAGGCCTGAGGAGAGATCGAAATTTTCCGGTGACCCTTCGGAAAACGGCGTTATTTCTAACAGGGGAAATCAAAGATTATGAGAATACGTTCGACCTGATCGATGAATTAATTTGCGGGTAAGGGGTTTCAGGATGATTTCGCATGGGCCTAAAATGTGATTTTTATCTCCATTTATTTCAGCACGTTTTGCAAGCACTTGAGTAAGTCTCGTGTTACGATGACAAAAATTTACCTCGGTCTCAAGCGAGGTTATAAATGAAAGTGGGATAAATCTGTGCCTAAAATTATCGCTTGTGAGTGCCCAGGACACCAACAAAAATGGTATGACAAAAAATCTGACTGCGCTCGACTCATGTCATGTCAAGTCAAGTAATGTCGAATGATAACAagagatcaaaacaaatttttcagcAAAAACGCAGTTTTCTGTATAATAACATAAGAAGCACTTTTTTTCGATATGGAATGTACCACCTCGCTCAATTTCATAAAATGTGAAAAGTATCACCgcagaaaatgaaaagatttatTAAAAGATCAGTTTATTTCCTGTTTTTGTCTAAGAAGGAAAAAAAGCCTCTTTTTCAATCAAACACttatttcaatttcaaaataacattttaaataATTCTTGGTTTCTTTCTCGACGAGATATTCTTTGTTTTCGAGGAGTTGGCGTTTTCATTAGTGGTTTTTGGGTATGTCGTGGTTTCTGAAAGACTTGAGCGATGGCAGGCCGCAGTTTATGAAGTCTCGGGAGGTCACTGAAGCGAACCTGCAATGGTGTTGAAAAGAGAATTAGCCATGCAGCTGTTAATTGATAAGGGGGATTCTTGAGGCAAATCCAATTTCGATTTGCCAAGGTTTCAGGTAGCACTCGAAGAAATCAGAGACAAGCCAAAAAGTAATTCTGTTTGAAAGTTTCGTTTAACCAAGGGTGAATTAGGTAAGAATATTCCTATATGTACTTGAACCAACAGTCCTAAATACTGTAGGCTTCTTTTTTAATGGACACACTTTACGCCCGAAGACAAACAAAAGGCCATCACCTTAACCAATCAGGAAAGGTCATGTCCCAAGGGAAGTCCACATCTTTTATCGCTTCGGAGAGAACTTCAATAGCGATAGCGGGTcaaccttcttttttttttttaggaatcTATTTTCAATGGAACGAGTCCACATAGCACAAATGAACACTTTCGGCTTACCTTAGACACTCTTGGTTAATCTAATCGCAATGCGCGGCTGGTTAAAGGGGTGCGACTAGATCCCAAGGTCCTCTCCCTCGACGAGACAGAGGAAAACCCTGGCCGGCCGCAAAAAAGtagacaacaaaaaaaaaaatgttcttgaaGTTATTGCAAATCGCAGCATGAAGATATATCAAATGTTTTTTGAGTTCGCACCGTCATGAAGTCGAAAGCAGCGCTGATCCCAGGCCCCAGCCTCAAACTACCAGACTCTCGCGGCCAGTAAATCTTCCAGTGTTTCGAGAAATGCGTGAGAACGGTGTAGCTGGCTTCCATATCACGACTCACCATGATAGCTTCGGCCAGTGTGCTACAAGTAAGAAAGAAGACAATGCCAGTAACTAACTACCAGTATTCACCGTTTTTTACATTTCCACTTAAAGATCGTTTCGGGGAGGAACGAAGATAAAAcgttttattacatattatgtgtggatttcagtgtgataaagccgtgaataaaaatgatacccgtgaagtgatatgatatcatttcactagtgaaatgatatcatatcacttcacgggtttgaattgtccaatcaaatagattgtaataatttggttggaccaatcgggttgcacgttttattttagatttaggctgccgcctggcgtcaaatttggcgggaagaattgctttggcgggaagaattgctttgcagttttgtcaacactttcttgtacttcaactgagtggcttgattttttttcaatcatgtaatatgtaataaacaaattattacatgttaagagcctgatatcgttttattcactcgtttttaataccatatcgctcactcgctcgtaaactcgctcgttcgcgatatggtattaaaaactcgtgaataaaaacgatatcaggctcttaacatgtaataatctatatatagcATATTAAGCAATTTGCTGTGCTTAGAATTTTGCTTGACCGGTTTAGACCACCCTTTGCAGTTTACGACTTTCTGACGGACTTATACATCTCCTCGTGAATGACAAGGCGAGGGACCAACACCAGCGACAGAATTTCATCCACTTTTCGAGCAGCACATGGTTTCTTTTACGTTCCGCAAAGGTGTTTTTTGCCTGCAAACGTGTGTGAAACGTGGCTTCCGTTTTATCGTCTTTATGCGCGCAGACTAGCAAGTGTAAACATTTCCAGGTCTcatacaaaggcagcactttctgttCTGTTATTTTAAACGTCTGATACACAACACGGGCTAGATCCTAACAGCTGAATCTAAACCGATTGTAAAATTACGTACCAGTGTCTTCCTCGTATAAGTTCCTCTTTAGGAATTTCAAAATAGGTTGCTTCGTGGATCAAAAGAGTGGCATTTTTACCTGAAACGAAACTTGAAGATTTTGACAGGTAACATGGTAAGACGTTCATAAGGAATCCATGCACGCCATGAATACTGTGGATACACTAAAAATTGTTGTTAGTTCAATTCAAAGTAAAAGGCTCGCTATTTAAGAGTCAATTATGCCAATCCAAACCGTCTAAAAGTAGCTGTGTCTGGGAGTCGACGCTACTGCTAATATCTCCCGGACTAACACTATGAGGTGTGGTGGATTCACTGTGTACTGCTTCGCGAAAAAACATTCCTCTGATTACCTTTATTTATGAGATTATAAGAAGGCACACAGTCACCAGAATACACCAGCTTCCAGCCTGAAGAGTGATTCAATATGATTCCGTGACTGTCTCGAGTGTGAAGCACAGACACAACTTCAAGCTGAAACCAGATCACAAGATGCATTACACTGACCTAAAGCGGCCTAAATTGCCGTCTTTTACAGAGGTTTTCGGATGAGTGATAGAAAGCCTTGGCTTTGCATTGTAATAATGAATCTGCCAATCAGAACACATGCAAATCCATCGAGCCAAtcataaagcaaagaaaataggGGTTGCCCACGCTAAGCGAAGCGCGGGAAATCAGCGCCGACTGCACTCTTAAATCAATACACAGCTAGGAATTTAACAACTACACTGTAAAAACAAATGTGAGCTGGTCTGATCTATGGGGTCTTCCAAACACCGCTTCACAGCATGTGGCACAGTCATGTGGTCGAGTCGAAACTTAGTTTTCAATTCAGACTTTGGCATACGCCTTTGCTGTGTTCTTGTAGGCTCGATGATTCGCCCTGTCTGCTGTCATTGGCCAAAGTTGCTGGTTACTCGAGCTCACAACAGCAAAACGATTGGCCAATAGAAAGTGCGCATGCGAGTATATTACATTGAATAATAATGACGGCGCCAAGAACATCTTGAATGAGCAATAACAGTTTTACACGCACCACACGTACGCTTTTAATTCAgtaacgtgaaatgaccaaatttgtacTTTGGAGGACGACGTCAGTCAcaaaaattttacttttttcccGGAATTTGTAATCCGTTTGTGTCAGTTTAATTTTGGACAGCTAATGCTAATTTTACTGTAGAACGACTTAAATAAACTCTTCTGTCATAAATGATGCGAACTTGTATTTTGGAGTGGCGTCATTGCAAAAGCTCTCCAATGCTTGGACCTGGCTTAAATACCACTATGTCACGTCGACCTACATTACTTAGATCCAGCGCATCTAGAATCTCCTGGATTTGGTCTTCCACTTTTTTATTCTTCACTTCTCCAAACGGTAGAAACCtaatttaaacaacaaatgaaaccAGTAAAGCAATGAAATTCTAGTCATTCAAAGCATGACCATCGACACAAGAGGCAACAATTCACTTACCACTGTACACTGAAGCATATCATTATTTTACTCAGGAGACGTAAAGTCTATTTTTTAAGCTGCAGTTACATACCTTTTGTATATTTTAAGAAGCACCTGTCGGGCGATAGTCAGCCGACAGTTGTTTTGGGGGGCTCTTCTTGGTTACCgttacgttaaaaaaaaatgataccTCTACTCATTCCAAACATTCAAGATACCCAGTCACTAGGTTTACATCCGCTTATGAAAAAGGTAAACGTATTCTTCTTGACGATCTCCGCGGC
This region includes:
- the LOC136919262 gene encoding uncharacterized protein, which codes for MGSLRAEIRLSHLKDGVLELESSLKKPIRDDNPFMPLICGGIEAVLRQGLKTSVFGLKKWDYWNWMEALARRLLNDNRQRLAYVHGITFVKSFKKINSLQGYGRQFIRFSLMKRLLPYTIQSLIANPSVAKYWYDDTSVFRNKAMKETFMDILKELGKHVFDLDLKNCSFLSESWLIPEIRLVDIVPCKELGLVVRTVNNRVMVASVRANSAAEDAGIAYGDTLDDVLGIPLLKTKPAKVAELLRRNIGRPVSFTLVKGKLRNGKDFPPSSERMAVISADPYKEDLNDFDRAPQQLAGFEETPVHASDTIAIYSAKYYGKVNVGEDGGVGVIEDSVLEVLKQGNEPKAVYLNLSETNIVVTDQETSKVLGVHSFTETSACGQREDCKHLIAFVSGESSCALAKNFYCYVYEMKSERIAKVVLYSIADGFIRTVWFV